One stretch of Poecilia reticulata strain Guanapo linkage group LG21, Guppy_female_1.0+MT, whole genome shotgun sequence DNA includes these proteins:
- the rrm2 gene encoding ribonucleoside-diphosphate reductase subunit M2 produces the protein MLSARSPLSVKNQQTLSSQLDDMTLDKENTPPSLNSTRVLASKTARKIFSEAAPNAVKKSSSEEEEPLLKENPRRFVIFPIQYHDIWQMYKKAEASFWTAEEVDLSKDLQHWESLKDDERYFISHVLAFFAASDGIVNENLVERFTQEVQVTEARCFYGFQIAMENIHSEMYSLLINTYIKDPSEREYLFNAIQTLPCVKKKADWAINWIGNRNASYGERVVAFAAVEGIFFSGSFAAIFWLKKRGLMPGLTFSNELISRDEGLHCDFACLMFKHLVNKPPAETVTKIIRNAVEIEQEFLTDALPVKLIGMNCDMMKRYIEFVADRLLLELGFSKVYRSENPFDFMENISLEGKTNFFEKRVGEYQRMGVMSGPTDNTFRLDADF, from the exons CCTCCCAGTCTGAACAGCACCCGCGTTCTGGCGTCCAAAACCGCCCGGAAGATCTTCAGTGAAGCCGCG CCGAATGCGGTGAAGAAGAGCagctctgaggaagaggagcctcTGCTGAAGGAAAACCCTCGCCGCTTCGTCATCTTCCCCATCCAGTACCACGACATCTGGCAGATGTACAAGAAGGCAGAGGCTTCCTTCTGGACGGCAGAGGAG GTGGACCTGTCCAAAGACCTGCAGCACTGGGAGTCCCTGAAGGACGACGAGCGCTACTTCATCTCCCACGTGTTGGCCTTCTTCGCCGCCAGCGACGGCATCGTCAACGAGAACCTG GTGGAGCGCTTCACGCAGGAGGTGCAGGTGACGGAGGCCAGGTGTTTCTACGGCTTCCAGATCGCCATGGAGAACATCCACTCTGAGATGTACAGCCTGCTCATCAACACCTACATCAAGGATCCCAGCGAGAG GGAATACCTGTTCAACGCCATCCAGACGCTGCCGTGCGTGAAGAAGAAGGCCGACTGGGCGATCAACTGGATCGGCAACCGGAACGCCTCCTACG GAGAGAGAGTGGTGGCCTTCGCCGCCGTGGAGGGAATCTTCTTCTCTGGTTCGTTCGCCGCCATCTTCTGGCTGAAGAAGAGAGGCCTGATGCCCGGCCTGACCTTCAGCAACGAGCTCATCAGCCGAGACGAG GGTCTGCACTGCGACTTCGCCTGCCTGATGTTCAAACATCTGGTGAACAAACCGCCGGCAGAAACCGTCACCAAGATCATCAGGAACGCTGTGGAGATCGAGCAG gAGTTCCTGACTGACGCTCTGCCCGTGAAGCTGATTGGGATGAACTGCGACATGATGAAGCGTTACATCGAGTTCGTGGCGGAtcggctgctgctggagctcgGCTTCTCTAAG gtGTACCGGTCGGAGAACCCGTTCGACTTCATGGAGAACATTTCTCTGGAGGGGAAGACCAACTTCTTTGAGAAGCGGGTCGGGGAGTACCAGAGGATGGGTGTCATGTCGGGTCCGACCGACAACACCTTCAGGCTGGACGCCGACTTCTGA
- the LOC103457182 gene encoding galectin-8-like — SQKVPFRGRLEKGLKVGRSIIIKGQTSPNANSFSVNLRDASGHDIILHLNPRLAKRVFVRNSFLSECWGAEELDLEAFPFAAGEYFEMIVRSDARHFRVAVNGSHQFDYKHRVQDLSAVGQLEVVGDVTLMDVRML, encoded by the exons tctCAGAAAGTTCCCTTCAGAGGACGGCTGGAGAAGGGGTTAAAGGTCGGACGCAGCATCATCATCAAAGGACAGACGAGTCCGAATGCAAACAG TTTCAGCGTTAACCTGCGCGACGCCAGCGGCCATGACATCATCCTCCACCTGAACCCCCGCCTGGCCAAACGAGTCTTCGTCAGGAACTCGTTCCTGTCCGAGTGCTGGGGCGCCGAGGAGTTGGACCTGGAGGCCTTCCCCTTCGCGGCGGGGGAGTACTTCGAG ATGATCGTCCGGAGCGACGCGCGGCACTTCAGGGTCGCCGTCAACGGAAGCCATCAGTTCGACTACAAGCACCGAGTCCAGGACCTGAGCGCCGTCGGCCAGCTGGAGGTGGTGGGAGACGTGACGCTCATGGACGTCCGGATGCTCTGA
- the klf11a gene encoding Krueppel-like factor 11a, giving the protein MRSSSLGSPCQVDLVNSHTAALAAMEQRPCVEYHDLEAAEALVSMSFWCQRPPKPRPLTPTSDSCDSIQLHPEGGDAPKDLIALSSLCMTPPHSPSFAEASTTTVLATSSAPRQLMLRPLQPCASPDIPTPPPHIEPPCMVLPGKAMATSVIRHTADSLAVPPPSAPLTDTPTPPELPPLEKNAAPPPSSSAVSSSPVLCQVFPVSGQTGMISAFVQAPVQVQTQAGPQSPPPTFTQPLLVGSTVPQGAVMFVVPQGPMSQATQGPQTVMTLGNTKLLPLAPAPVYMPSGTSSGASQADFSRRRNYVCTFPGCKKTYFKSSHLKAHLRTHTGEKPFSCHWEGCDKRFARSDELSRHRRTHTGEKKFVCTVCDRRFMRSDHLTKHARRHMTTKRASSWPTDTRDLAKGAAAPKGQNKGPTLPLGVLVSTAN; this is encoded by the exons ATGCGGAGCTCCTCGTTAGGGAGCCCCTGCCAG GTGGATCTGGTGAACAGCCACACGGCGGCGCTGGCGGCCATGGAGCAGAGGCCGTGCGTCGAGTACCATGACCTGGAGGCCGCCGAGGCGCTGGTCAGCATGAGCTTCTGGTGCCAGCGGCCCCctaagccccgcccactgaCGCCCACCTCCGACTCCTGCGACTCCATCCAGCTGCACCCGGAGGGCGGCGACGCTCCCAAGGACCTGATCGCCCTGTCCTCACTG tgtaTGACTCCGCCTCACAGTCCGAGCTTTGCCGAGGCGTCGACTACGACTGTCCTCGCCACAAGCTCCGCCCCCAGACAGCTAATGCTCCGCCCCCTGCAGCCCTGCGCCTCCCCTGACATCCCCACGCCGCCCCCTCACATCGAGCCGCCCTGCATGGTTCTGCCAGGCAAGGCGATGGCCACCAGCGTCATCCGCCACACCGCCGACAGCCTCGCCGTGCCGCCGCCCTCCGCCCCGCTGACGGACACACCCACGCCGCCGGAGCTGCCTCCCCTGGAGAAGAACGCCGCGCCCCCTCCGTCTTCCTCGGCGGTTTCCTCCTCTCCGGTTCTCTGCCAGGTTTTTCCGGTCAGCGGCCAGACGGGAATGATTTCTGCGTTTGTCCAGGCTCCGGTCCAGGTCCAGACCCAAGCCGGACCCCAGTCCCCTCCGCCTACCTTCACCCAGCCCCTGCTGGTGGGCTCCACCGTGCCGCAGGGGGCAGTCATGTTCGTGGTGCCGCAGGGGCCGATGTCACAGGCAACGCAGGGTCCCCAGACTGTAATGACCCTGGGCAACACCAAGCTCCTCCCCCTGGCCCCCGCCCCCGTTTACATGCCGTCAGGAACGAGCAGCGGCGCCTCGCAGGCCGACTTCTCCCGCAGACGGAACTACGTCTGCACCTTCCCCGGCTGCAAGAAGACCTACTTCAAGAGTTCACACCTCAAGGCTCacctgcgcacacacacag gcgAGAAGCCGTTCAGCTGCCACTGGGAAGGCTGCGACAAGCGGTTCGCCCGCTCCGACGAGCTTTCCCGCCACCGCCGGACGCACACGGGCGAGAAGAAGTTCGTCTGCACCGTGTGCGACCGGCGCTTCATGCGCAGCGACCACTTGACCAAACACGCCCGGCGGCACATGACCACCAAAAGGGCGTCGTCGTGGCCCACGGACACCAGGGACCTGGCGAAAGGAGCCGCCGCGCCCAAGGGCCAAAACAAGGGCCCCACGCTTCCCCTCGGCGTGCTCGTCTCCACCGCCAACTGA